From the Cololabis saira isolate AMF1-May2022 chromosome 13, fColSai1.1, whole genome shotgun sequence genome, the window aggctgcagctgcagctgcagagcaGCAGGAACAGCTGAGCTCGACCTCCGGCGGACCAGCGGACCCTCCGCCGGCCGCTGGCCGCCCAGCAGGCGCGGAGAGCCGGGTGTCGGGCTCCGcgaccccccgctccccccacGGCGGCCCCGCCGGGGACTCGTGCCTGGACCTGTTTAGAACCAGGAAGTTTTTCGTGCTGCGGGTAAAGATTTCTGCCAACAACtcaaatgttttaatgtgtGTCGGAATTACGACACGCTGGGATTGAGAGGAAAATGCTAAAACTTTAGATGGTTGTGCGTTTATGAGAGTAGATATGTTACAATGTAGTtacttttctgcatttattcaTTGACTGACATTTAGCAGATCCGCACTCCTTCCATTCATATGGGCCAGAAACCATTTGGCTACCAGGAACTAAGTTTCGTTCTGTACccaaatgtttatttatttatttcaaagctGACATTTAGCAGAAGTATCCTGCAGATGTGGCACAGTTTCATTCATTCGGGCCAGAATCATGTCACCAGGAACCAATTTCACTTTGTGCCtgggtttgtttatttatttatttagaggtTGATATTTAACAAAAAGAAACCACTGGTCTGCTGTAATTCAGGTTTTTCCAGTCATTTGACTGCCATGAACGGATTCCAGTCACTCAACTTTTGCCCAGGAGAAATATGATACAGCTTTTACGTTTTGGCTTAAAGGTTCAAATTTAATCAATGCCTGCATATACATTTTGGTGGTGATGAACATAACTTAACCCCTGCTCAAATTCAGGTGCACAACACCTTTCGAGACTTCAGCATGGAGATTTAAAAGTAGTATGTGACATATGAACACGTGAATGTCCCTAAAGTCTCATGCTGTTGTTgcctttgtttgtgtttgcaaaATACTTAAGCTAAATTCTACATGCAAAAGAGGTGTCCAttagggatgggtggtatggactaaaaaatgtatcacgataatttctggcatttatcccgataacgataaaaatgacgtaaaaaaaatactaattcaactccacctttttaactataaatctatcaccacattcagtctttggagcccccaaatcacggctctaaaagaatactaaatgctactaaactacaccaattaaattgaattaataaaaaccaattaaattagtacacctgtactgcaaaactgtaatgactcaaatgaaacaagtttaaaatataaatacagattcaacatttattcaaactgtatagcttaaacagtgggataacagtgcaaacagcaaaagtaccattgtccttcaagttttcttagcttataaaatcacaaagtagaaaaaaatacaacctgataaataaagaaataggacaaataaataaagggtcattgaaaaataaaatccaatcagtgatgacctcttctaatataaataaaatgtgcaaattaacctgtggttggaacatgccacaaattaggctttacacaaaaacgtcatcaatgggaatttatcgtttttaccgcgagatgacaaattcttaccgcagggaatttttttgacggtatatcgtgaacggtaaaatattgcccattcctagtgtccATTACACAAAAGCAGGTAATCTGTGAAAAGTCAAACTGATCTCATCCCGTTGTCATGGTTTCAGGATGGCTATGGCTGATCAGATTTGAAGTTGGTGTGTCTCAGATCAAACatgtacagacagacagacagaccgaCTTTGAGATGtgtcatcaatcaatcaatcaaattttatttatatagcacctttcgtccaggtacatgaaatacaaggtgctttgaaattttgattgaaaaataagcataataaacaaataaaaactgggagaccaaaaagataaaaactgggagaccaatgcaccctgacatacaatataaaacatgCACATTCATGACACGTGCAGTCTTGACATGTGTCATGAGGTGAGACCTTTTGGTATTGACATTTGGCTCTTCATCACTACTCCTGAGCTGTCTTTTCGTAAGTCAGGGTTCACCCCAATGCTTCAAGCTTCAAGGACATTTTccttctcaaaaaaaaaaaaaatgtccagatCTGTTCTGTTGGATTACACTTGGGTCATATCCCCAAATCGGGACCAGCCTTAGATTTCTGTACGATTATCGGGAAACCCCAGCATAAACTCCTAATCTTTTTAATTTCTCCAATTTGGCACTGCAAAAAATTAACCACAATACAATGACACAAAAACATTGAAAACAAAAGAACCGTGTAATGAAATGTTTCCACGTGGGCTCAGATGCCTAAGATGACTAGATAGTCAGTTTTTCCAAGTGatgttttggtttattgtgaGTTTCATCAGACATGCTGACATTTTCACATTCCTGCTTGCGCAGAGATAAAGCTTTCCAAGGACTTGTTGTGATTGTCACAGTGTAAAATGAGAAAGTGACAGCCGTGCTTTTGTCTCCTCAGCCGGGCACTCTCACCCAGGCCATCAGGGACGTGGAAGCTCTGGTGAACACGGAGGTCGACGGCAGCGTCCACGGTATCTGGCTGATGGCAGAGTGAGTTCACCACATTATTCATGTCACCATGCAAACAGGAATTTGCACCAAGCAGAAGAAGCTACATTAATACCACCCCACCCACTTAAACTATGGACACCTGTTTGAACACTTAAAGAAAGAAACCTAGAATAAGCATGTTATTGTGACCAAATTCAACAGAAATCCTTCACATAATCCAGTCTTTTAATGCTGTGAGTTATTAATAGTTCATGCCCAAACAGTAATGAATACCCAGCAGCGTTGGTTTTAAAGGGTGTCAGACAACCCAGaaggtttttgtgtttgtttaggTGCAGTGTccaaaaaatacataaagacGGACGTCACAATGTCACACAGCCCAAGCTGATACTGGTAATCTAGCTGTTTTGTCCAAAGCTCAAAGTAATTTAGTTTATGTTTatagagagcagaaaaacctGCAGATAGTAAGATAATTGAAACCAAAAGGACTTAGATAGATTAGATTTGTTTCAGGTACAGTCAGCTGATGACtgatttacactgcaaaaactcaaaatctttacaagaatatttgtcttatttctagttaaaatgtctcatttttagtcaaaaaatctcattacacttacacaaaacaagactcattaccagaaaaataacttatttggcaattttcacctgtttcaagtagattttcacttgaaataagtagaaaaatctgccaacggaacaagatttatcttctcattacaagcaaaaaaatattgttctattggcagattttttctacttatttcaagtgaaaatctacttgaaacaggtgaaaatgaaagttatttttctgcttatgacttgttttaagtgtaatgagagtttttgactaaaaatgagacattttaactagaaataagacaaatattcttgttaatattttgagtttttgcagtgtagagaaaattaaaactgcattatttaaaacatgcagattAGCAATATCCTTTAAAGGTGATATATTACACCTTTTTACTCTCTGTGACATGTATTGGTCTGCTCATTTGCCTAAAATGCAAATGAGCCTCTCCAGACGACAAACAGCCTTTCCTGCTTCCACTGAAAAcgtttcagagggaaaaaaggcttcCGGATCCAAAAACACAGCGGCTCAGGCGTACATGTCAGAGATGGAGTGAAGCcacggaggatgaagaggacgaggaggatgaggataccCCTGAGTGTGTCTGGAGGGGATGATGGCCTGTCACTACATGGGAGAGAGACCGACGCAGCTACCCGGCTGAGAGTCCTCCCACACACACCctgaccctgcattcacactgaaagcgtcacaggcatcataggcagccggctgccattaATTTTCTATGAAAAAGCGACAGCAGCAGAGGCACCAGAAGCAGCGGGagcagcgcgtcaatttgaatttgaaaaatctgaactttatgcaaatgagcagcggtgacgccgaggcagcgtccaatcacagaccaggattcccgaagcgagaaccctcaatgcagattgtactttcatgtacacacaaacgtacactcattcacatgaatACATGAtcatagctgtgcactaacaaacttattttagcaggaattaatatatttcatccaccagacatttttgctgatttgactgccgtttttacctgaactgctcacgtGAAACATGTATCTgatgttgaggagctggatggtcccaacgattttatttgctacattgatccaacgaaaaataattaagaaCCGTGCTTAttgatcacaaaacacagtttaaacatcatgaccaaatccgctctgacccggtgtgtcagtgttcaccgcagacagactgcagcttcaccgggaccaacgatgatggttgatgttgatccaggaccaacctggttaaggagcatcaaactcactcttatctacgcagaaataacgctaaaatataaagaaggcttcccaaagtgtgatctatggtatAAAGGTTAGTAGgtaaataggaaactgaagatgtgcacgctgtatatagatacagtatgtgtagactgttccctccagttctgcagtgtagttttagccccgcccactgcagctttagccccgcccactgcagctttagccccgcccactgcaggcgtccaCAGTGATGCAGTTTTCCGTATGAATCTaccaagcagcgcgatgctggcgtcaggagatttttgacgctttcagtgtgaatgcagggtgaGTGGGGCCTACGTGAAGCTGAGGAGACGGGCACAAGGCtgtaaatacaaaacaataatcaAAACTATTATATAGGAATCCTGAGGATGTGTAAGTGTGCACAAAAAACAAGTTCAGTTCACTTTCTCTGTTAACGGTTCATTTAGGACTTTATTAATGAGGCAGACAAACACTGTTAACTTTACAGGGACATTAAGGAGAGACCACAAACATAACCATGAGAAGTTGTATATTTGAAAAAACATTTCCATCATTCGTTGGTTTGTCATGAACAGTTGGAACTGAGTCCTCTATGAATGTGATGTTACAGTAGTTGCCAATCCAGCTTCGTATTGGCCCGGGTTATTGAAGCAGCCCATGAAATTCATCCACAAGGCACTTTGATGGCACTGAATGCAATGTGTTGGTGTTTGCCCGTACAGCCATCAAACGAGCAGTTCACATTCAAAACACTTCATTAATCCGTGGAGGGAAATGAACAAACTAAatatatttcagttttaaatgTGACAAGTCTATTAACTGCTGCTCATGGAAACAACAACATGACAAATGTACAAAATCATTTAAGTCTGTGCAGCCACATAACACACATATATGACACACACATGtgccatcaatcaatcaatcaccgtgcaataacaataataacaataataacagtaattatgATAACATCATCATATGCTgtgacaatgcaccttccaatcatcatatctacctcattctgctgcacctttcactttttaaaaattgtataaatgttaataagagctgtcatctgtctattacctatttacCTATTTACGGTAGAGTGAGCAATAACAACCGAATCAAActccatgtcttgtctgacctgacctggcCAGATAAacgtgattctgattctgatataacACACACCGGAGGACATTCTGCTGTGGAAGACTATTGGTTGTAATAGCTAAGTTCTGGTGCGATAAAGAGACATGACCAGGATATGATTGACTTCATTTCTCCCATCTGACTTCCACGTCGTAGAGTAACACACTCAACACAGGCCGAGCAGTTTAATAATAAGCTTTTATGATCCGGTAGACGTCTCGGATACCAAACTTTCATGCTCAATCCTTAAAAAAGTTAATATTTCATAATGTAAGTTTCTAAGGTTTTCACATGCCGGCAGTGATCGGAGTGCAGATGTCCTCATTCATTATTCGCCATTACTTTGACCTTTTTGTGAGGAAGTGGCTGCTTCTCTTAAGGTTCCCCTCTGATAGAAGTCTTGTTTTTAATCTTGATAATATGTCTgtaaccttgtttttttttccacttgtcATTAGCCATGTGAACAAAATCACCCAATCAATATCATTCATcacaattaaataaaagaaaatcctaACCACATGCAGGGCGAGGCTTTACATATGATTTACATGCACTGTGAGGAACCAAGGAAATAAGCTGGTGCTCCAAACAGACCAGGTGTAGACGAGAGTAACAAGACGGAGAAGAAGCTGTTTACTGTGTTTTGTTCTTGTTGCAAAGATGACCTACCTGACGTAATCCGTTCATggctgtgatgtcacaaaaTTCTGTAAACTTTAACGTTTTACCCACACATGTTTCCCTACAACGGAAGTAGATTCGGTTCAGTAGGAAACATTGCAGTGTGGACTTCATCTTTTTGAACTGCTGGTTCCTAAATTTGTACCAAATCATCTGGTTCCTTTCCAACTATTCACCCCGGATGAATAGCTACCTGTCTGCCTGCAGAAACGGCTGCAAACAagcactactgtttcatgtggGAGTCCCAATGCAAATGATCCATCCAGGTTGTTGTTACCAAACTAGTATAGTAGAAGAACCACATTCGAGGTAATACTGTATGCAGAATCTAAGCCATTTCAAGTTCATGAGATTCCCTTTAGATTTCAAAACTTACTGTTTTCTGCTGGAGTGGGACTGTAAATTCTTCCCATGAAATACATCGTGCTGCGAAACCtcaatcaacatcaacaaagtTGGAGGTCTCAAATAACTGACGTTTAGTCCAAATATAAATGACATGAAACCAAAACTCCCCAAAAACCCTGAAGGTCAAACAAATGGTGGTTATCTACCTAAAATGTTGCAACAAACCCTGAATACTGAAGTCCAACCCAAACCAAAATCACTCTTCGCTCAAATTGCATCTTGGAGCACTCTCCAAAAAAGTAAATCCCATTCCACAATtacaaatgtcaaaatgtcaaacTACTTCAGAAATGTTTACAGCCTTCTACACGAAAAGATATGACTGTTGACAGATGATTTATTTAGTCAGAAGAAATGTGCAGGAGAGTAGACCTATATTAATTCATGTGCAAGATCTTTGAGTGATGACCTGCTGCTGTCAATTGATTAGAATACCAGaaattcctgaaatttgaccTTGCTGAAGGTGTAAATCCGGCTAATTTCCATGTTTGTGCTGTCGCAAGGTTAAAAGGACGATGACACATACAGCCCCTCTGGAGTGATGTATATATGTTACAACTCACTTGCTCTGTCCAAGGAATAATCACTCCAGGTTATCTTCATTTTATGGCGAGATCTGTATTCGGTACACATTAACAAGAACTGTAAATACGGAACAAAATATGCACGTTGATTCACTTCCCTTTCAAAGCTATCAACAGAgaaattctgtttttttacgATTTTACTCCATATAAAGGAAATTGTGGAGCTtatttttagaaataaaaatggaaGAAGACATTCAGAGTTGGTTTAAAAGGTATTTTTGTTCaactggttttctttttttaacctgaaaaaaaggtttgaaactatatatatatatatatatatatatatatatatatatatatatatatatataatatatatagtatattctAATTCAAAGTAAATGCTTGATAATCAGTTGCATTAACAGTACAAGCCAGTTAAAAAATTAATGTCCCAATTCCGTCCTGAAGCACATTTTTTGTTGAGACACAATTATAAGCTAAAagattgtaaataaaataaagttaagttagattataaataaaaactcCTTCTTGCTCTAATTAAAACTGTTGCTGACACCAACTATCCTGACATGTTCACAGTCCACTAGTGATGACAAGAGGCGTCCGCTTGGTCCAGACCTGCGGACCACAGACTCTTATCTAATGAGTTCAGCCAAGTGCAAAGACACTTGGGCCTTTTTGCTGTTTATGTAAACTTGTTTATTCTTCTACGCTCACATGCAAACAGCTTGTTTCATTGCTGATGAGTCTTTTCAGCTTCAGTTTTAATCATCACGCATTTGAACATTTGGCTTTTGTGTTGTTATAAACAGCAGATccatgtgtgcacgtgtgtgtgaacACAGACCAGAAAAATAGTATATGCTTGTAAGATACAGCAACCATTTGACCCGAGGCAAACATCTGACCCACAATGGCCaaatgttttacattttctttgaaCTGAGTGCACAACATACCCCGATGGTGGTGATGAAAATATGTGACTCCTGGTCAGTATCAACGCTCAGTTTTAGTCCCATTTTATATAACTGATATGATGGCATTCTGATGAACCGGCATCCCGTAATATTCGCTAACACTGCACTGAATACCAACCTTAAATAAATGGACCACCCATAGAGTTACTGCTCCTATTATTATGTCACATGGCAGATTCATTTGGGTAATCAAGCAGTATTATTcacagaggagaaaaagaaaagaatatcagtagaatgattttaatttatacaTCAGACAGAATGACTTGTCAGCAAAAATATTGACAAGGTTATTACAGAAATTCATAACAGGGaacaaaagattaaaaaaaaagggataaaaaggaaaagaaaaaccctGTATTCCTGTTACAAACTGTTATATGGGAATAAAGCATCACAGACAAATTTCAGCTGGCCTGTCGTCCCCTTCCTCCCGTCTCACTGTACTTGACCAAGACTGCAGCTTGTACAAATGTCATCACATTATTTCAAGTTACACTCTCATGAAAGATCCTCGTTACGTTTACTCGGAGCACAGAAAGTACACGTTCAAACACTCCCTGGTTTAATCTTTTGGTTGTTCTGTTCAGATGAAACCTCCTAACATTTTGAAGTTTCTGGATAATGCTAGAAAAGGACTTTCTGCTTTTCGTGCAGCACTTCGTGGAGCCGCTCAGTGACCAACCCGCCTTTATTCATGTCCGAGGAACAGAGCTCTCATGTTGGCCTCTGCAGCTCAGCTGAGCATGGAATCACTTTAAAGCAACATTTTTgtttcgtctttttttttttttctaatgttgactttttatacttttttctgACCAAACATTAGAAAAAACTGACAATGTTTTCATAAACCGATCAAGTAGTTTGCACATGAAAGCAGAAACATGAGCAATTCAGGTCAAATCCTCATCTTTGTGGACCTGGATATCCATTAAACAGGAGTGTGGGCCTGTGGGAGCTCATCAAAGTGGCCGTTACCACTAGCGCTGCGTCCCGCTGTCAGATGAAAACAGCGGTGTgtatttagaagaaaaaaagctgtGTTTTTGTGCATCAATTAGATTATGGCCATTAAGTTTTTAACTGTGAATGTAACCGAAAAGCAAATGATCTTAATCATATATTGATATACTGGCCTAGGCTGGCCTTGTTTCAATATCCTACATGAAATCAACCCCCACTGGTAAAGATCTACTGATCAAGACCTCCTCAGAAATCTTCATCCCTGTCTTGGTTTCAAGATGAAAAAGCAGCTCTACCTACAAAATTAAAATATGACTTatgaatactttttttttttttccaagttttatgtatttatttttttacagaagGATCACTGACTCACACGCTTTCTGCTTGTTTCAGGGTGGATCACTGGAACAATGAGAAGGAGCGTCTTGTTGCCATCACAGATAACTCTCTGCTCATCTTCAAATACGACTTCATTTTGTTCCGCTGTGAACAAATCCAGCGGGTCCAGCTGAACTTTGTGGACCGCATCGCTCACGGCACCTTCAGCTTCCCAAAGCGCTCCGTGCTCCAGTAAGTCCCACCGTTGTTGCAACAGTCAATCGTCTATTCACCTTTTCAATTTCGTAACTTTGGTACAACTAGTTTAAGTGAACCAGAAGCTTATACGTCTCTTTATTTAGAGATTAATTAGGTAAAAAATCCCATTGAAGAAATTCCTCTGCCTGGCGATAAACTAATGCACTTCGGCGTAAAACATACATGTAGCTGCTCACATGGATGttacagtttcacatctttattCGAACTTTTCAAACCATGCAACACAGTATCTGTTTTAAAGAGCCGTCTGAAGACGTAATGAAATATGCAAGATATGTGTGCTGGGAGCAGACGTGGTGCAGAGATGAATGAGGAGAGACATTTGCAAGTAAGAAGTGCACGGCTGTCACTTTGAGCCGTCACTTAACTGATAAGTGCCAAAATTAATGCTGTCCTTTCATCTAAACCTTTTAAAGACATCTCAGGGGATCCGAAACCAACGCAAACTAATTTGATGAATAAAATGTTATGTGCTGTGAAGAGCTTATAGAGCACGGCCGCTATTGGAGGTTTTATCTCGGCACGTTGCGTTGAATTATACATAAAATGCTCGTGAAAGTCACCCGGGAGTCCATCAGCGAGGAAACGGTTTGAAAAAGGAAAGACTTGAGCCTTAATCACTTCCTCTTACCGTCTTCATCTCCATCGGTTTCTCCTACTTTCCCATATTCTTTGTCTGTCCCTCAGGAAGTATCTGGTTCTTTGCGATGGTCGTCCCGTCTTGTTTTCTGACAGACGTTGATCTCCTGCGAGGTTTATGCATTCATTGAACTGCACACATTTTAACCCGACATAAAATTAGATCCTGAGTGTTTGAACAGATGTTTCAACTGATGTTGCATCAATATCATGTGGCAAACAGGATGTTGATTTATCAAACTCTGAAAAAAACACCCACCGACGACAAACTAATCTGCAACTTCTTTTAAGATTTTTATGAAATGTGCTTTGCATGTTCAATGCAAATTTGACTTCATAATAAATGAACTCATAACAATTATTACAAGTAACAAAtgctgggagaaaaaaaaatccttttctttttcctgcttGAAAAGGCCtagataaaaaaagataaaagccTAGTTTGTGTCACCAAACCATGTGTGTGTAGGATGATGCAGACAGTTTATAAATCAATACATGCTGAAAAATAATTTGGCCCcttactttaaaaaataatattattacctTACTCTGACAGAAACTaagccaaaataaataaaagtagtaTGTGAAAAATGATTTACACACTTATTCTTATTCTCCACATGCTGATGTGCAACATTCAGGTGAATAATCACAAAGTACGAAGTTTGAAGGAAATCAGAAACTGTAGTAGACCAAATAGTAGGGAGAAATGCGTAGACGGAAATACAAGCTGCCGAGTGGACAGATCTCATTCGTTCCATCGACTCGTTGGATTGGTGCTTTTTGAGGAGGAACATGTCAGTGGTTCCCGGTTACAGCCAGCCATTCGTTCCAAATAGAAGCATAAGACTCCGCATTGCAATGTTAAAGGATAAGGTTCAACAGTGATATAATACAACTGCACATGGACACTTGTTTGTAAGGGTTGCCAGGAGAAATCACATTATCTGTAAAAAGAACATTTACATTGGCACGTTGGATACAAACAAACTACTGTATAAGACTCCCAGCAGACTGTCTTCAAATTGAAGATGTTGGACCATAATACACAAAACTATATTCAAAGAAAACCACACACGAGTACACCTGGTAACATGCTGAGCACGATGGTGGAGGTGCAGGATCTGGTCACCTTGCATCCAATGATGTGGTCATGAAGTTCTCTGAATCCACAAGTATTAAAATATGAGGTAATTTCTCTTGGTAGCCAATGTTTACCCAAAACTGGGTGATACAACGGGACAATGGCACCAAGCATACCTTATCTACAGAAGAATGGCTGAcgaagaaaaaaactgaagtgTTGCCAAAATCCGGACCTCAACTGTGTAAATGCTTCCAGAGTTTAGAGTGAAGGATGGTTTGCAGAACTTGTTACCAGCAGGTGACGTGATCGTGGACATGTCACTCTGAAAAAGGTTCTCTGTAGCCCAGATATTGGACTGTCTGTCCATATTATCTACTTAGAGAATTGTATTTACTTTGGTAGTATGTTGTAGCCTCCAGCTGGTGCTGATCATGCAGGAGACGTTACCGGCTCAGCTGTTGCCTCTCTAAAAACACACCTCCCAGCTATGTTCATAGTGATCTCTCAGTCTCAACCTTCTATGCTTCCAGCTCTCCAGCAGTTGGCCTACAGTTGGTCGACGGGTAAATAAACTCAAGATACCGTTTTACATTATATCAGAATAAACTTTTCTTATTTAAGTTAGTTAGGATTACCAACATTTGTTATGTTTGCTTAattaaaggggatctattatggcatctaatacctattttaaacaggccttgattgtcttaaaaacaaggttttgattgtttttgctaaataaatgagaaattcagcctctgagccatgtctttatcttcccattctctaacctaattatctatgcaggattctgagtgggcggggctatgataatgaggctctgtgctgattggctgcctgaatgaagtgatacaccgctacgaaaaaatggcgtaagctccggccggtggagttagttgtgggcgtggtttcacgtatcggaggccaaactatgtaaatcgcattttgg encodes:
- the tprg1 gene encoding tumor protein p63-regulated gene 1 protein produces the protein MDEDEAAAAAAEQQEQLSSTSGGPADPPPAAGRPAGAESRVSGSATPRSPHGGPAGDSCLDLFRTRKFFVLRPGTLTQAIRDVEALVNTEVDGSVHGIWLMAEVDHWNNEKERLVAITDNSLLIFKYDFILFRCEQIQRVQLNFVDRIAHGTFSFPKRSVLQRDGEGVRVFWDRLREPSFTSRWNPFATDFPFVTLIPHPVRNISDSFSSLCDIEKFCEQLKDAAGKAHAMKPVPGKANGVLILQQPIHIEAYVGAMSFLGNQNKLGYSMARGNIGF